The genomic region aGACAGATAATTGGATCCCTCATGTATCTGGTGAATACACGTCCTGACATTTGCTATGCCACAAATGTActaagtcacttcatgtgtgaaccaaaaCAGATTCATCTAGTGGCAGCTAAACACATCTTGAGAtatttaaaaggaacaagtgatcTTGGACTAAAATATGACAAGACTGAAATTCAACTTCAAGGTTAttcagactcagattgggcaggaagtaccACTGATCGGAAGAGTACCACAGGAGTTTGTTTCAGTTTGGGTTCCGCAGTAATATCTTGGTTTAGTCGGAAGCAATCAGCTGTAGCTCAGAGTTCGACAAAGGCAGAATACATGGCTGCATCTATGGGAGCTAGAGAAGCAGTATGGTTAAGAAAATTACTTTTTGACTTATTTGGTAAACCTCTATTACCTaccattattcattgtgataatcagagttgcatcaagctctCTGTAAATCCTGTTTTTCACAATCGGTCAAAGCACAtagagattccatatcactatgtgagagatatggtagacagaaaaATTATTAAACTAGTCTACATCAGCACTGAGgaacaaaatgctgatatcttcactAAATCCCTTGCAAGGGTGAAGATAGAATTCTTCAGGAACAAAAttggtttgatcaaaatatgaACTATTAATGtacatttcattcataaatatatatatataatttttgaaatatttcaaaCTTGTGCGAAGATGACGATCTTCTGTTTATCGTTTCTATTTCAGGGTGACGATCCTGACAATAGAAACCAGGTCTCAAGATAGACTCCCGAAAGGGGTTGAGCCGGATTGGTCCGGACATCTTGTTACCAAAATCATCACTTGTTTAACAATTATTTAAGATAGACTCCCGAAAGGGGTTGAGCCGGATTGGTCCGGACATCTCAAATATGTATATTGTTATAAGTGATAAATTATCATGATATGACATTTTGAATTGAGTCATATATTTTGATGTGAAAATTCTACAAACTTGGTAAACTCTCTCTCAAGAGGGAGTGTTAAAATATGTTCGTTCGTGTTTACGAAAATGacgtaaaactatatatatatatatatatatatatataatgagttatagtatatatatactaatataatatatcaatcattaattatgttatatatatatatatatatatatatatatataaaacactaAATATTAATCGAATGGTATAATCTACAATTCATAAGTTAACTATGTATCACGATACTATCGTGATTGTTATACATAAACAGTCACGGTATTATCGTGACTGTTCATGTATAACAGTCACGATAACTATCGTGACAGTCCTATTACAATTAGTTAATGCCGACAGGTTAATGCCGACAGGTTATAAAACAGCgactatattattattatgtcgTTTGTTAGGAAATAGTCGGTATTCAAAAGACGTGACTGTTGACATTTACATCGATTCAACTTATATATAGTTGATCTTCGTTGGTCAATCAATCAATAACAACGGCAATTGCATTGATCAGCGAATATCAACTatacataatatatttatatattagtatCTTCTAATCCAATTTCCTTAACATGAAGAAGATATTTCGTTGCTAGAATTCAAAATGGAAACGATGACAAGTGTCTCCGTAGGAGAGCTGGACGTCATCATAGCCAAATTCATTGCATTCACCATAAATGAACGGGATAATGGTAATCCATTTTTAGATGAGAATCTTTTGACTACATGATGGCATGGTGGCACATTTATTGCTAGGGAATATTTGACCAAGCGACAACTGATTCAATGCATGGCAGTCATCATATTTGAGGAgatagtgatgcatttattgcatagTGGGCGATTTTGGATGTAATGGGTAATTAATGCATTATGGGCGCCATTTTGAGCAAGGGATAATTAATGTAAAGTGGGCAAGATTCCTCATTTATGACTCTCCCCACTACTTGGCATCATGTATTTGAAAATTTAttagtcaaaccctaattaggattttgcATGTTGATCTTGGCCGTTGATTTTCCTCTTGGAGACCTATAAAAGGGGGTCACCCCTTCATTTATAAAGAGAGGgagattgtatgaaattgttgtgataagttttTAAAGTTATAATAGTGAAACATTGGCTTTTGGTGTTCAATTAAGttattttcaaaacttgcatggtttcacctctCTCACTTCGTTTAGATTTGTTTCAAACATTTAGATGAACGAAGTTGATTGCAGTGTTTTATGGTGAGATCGCTTGCTCATAACTTTTGTTGATAGATGATTTCTATCCAAAATGCAAGGTTGGACTGAGCTATTATATGTGTATGCTTAATCtaaattgttggatgaacattgttctctgatgatGTTCATCAATAGTTTAATCTTTCAAACAAAACCTCTGAAGATTGCACCTTCTTTATGTAGTTGTCTGATAGTGGTGAAGTAAAATGTGGTTGATCTCATTTGAATCATCATTGTCTATTGAGTTCTTAGATTTAGAGTAGCTTTCCTAAACCCTTTCCCATTTTACTTTCTACATTATCCAATCGAAAAGACTAAAATAAAAGTTATTTTATTGTCAAATCATTTGCAAGAATCTCCTTAAAAGTTATAAATTGGTCTAAGCCTTCTTCAAGTgtgcgtaagtccccttggattaccagcaacatCAACCAAATGACTCTATATCCACAACAAGGTTGCTAGTACgcagttggaaccttggagtcaatgtaTGATCTTCCTGCAATCTTAACATAAatctgattttgatcaagagaggataaggtgaccgttggaaactttattttgtgttggtgtggtcacaaaacaccAGCAAACAAGTCAATTATGTGATCAGGACACACATTAGTTTtcaattcagattgttgtgaaatTAGTACAGACGGTAAACATATTGCTAATGCAAGTAGGGATGCTAACAATCTATACATTCTTGATGATATCAGAAGTGAGAAGTTGGGAGTGATTCCACTCTGTCTTTGAATTGTTGTTTTGACTCAAGGGGAGTTTTCATTGTCATATTCTTTCAGCCCCATTTCAGTTATGCAAGATGGtttcagtcattgatgtcaacgaggGAGTAGTGAGTCAGGGGGAGCGGCATTTTTTTCAGAGCAATTTTGGTTTCAAatggagttgccatcaatgacaaagggggagattgttaaatattttgtcattgatgtcaaag from Cryptomeria japonica chromosome 3, Sugi_1.0, whole genome shotgun sequence harbors:
- the LOC131874171 gene encoding uncharacterized mitochondrial protein AtMg00810-like, with protein sequence MIILVLYVDDLLITGEDNLIDKCKKDLVAEFDMKDMGLLHYFLGLEIIQNKDHIFLSQKKYISDILNRFGMVDCKPLATPMETNLHKLKDEAENSEPADVTLFRQIIGSLMYLVNTRPDICYATNVLSHFMCEPKQIHLVAAKHILRYLKGTSDLGLKYDKTEIQLQGYSDSDWAGSTTDRKSTTGVCFSLGSAVISWFSRKQSAVAQSSTKAEYMAASMGAREAVWLRKLLFDLFGKPLLPTIIHCDNQSCIKLSVNPVFHNRSKHIEIPYHYVRDMVDRKIIKLVYISTEEQNADIFTKSLARVKIEFFRNKIGLIKI